A genomic stretch from Chloroflexaceae bacterium includes:
- a CDS encoding ABC transporter permease subunit has product MRATFPDAGVLRPRFKLTPWDLVVVPLVIVVILLLTIAFRGAAQPFDAASPDLTVSLDPRNLPYYGLRTVFRMFLAVLLSLLFTFTVATLAAKSRRAEMVIIPALDFLQSLPILGFLTVTTAIFLGVFRGSLMGLEAASIFAIFTSQVWNMAFSFYHSLITTPRELQEAAAVLRLSPWKKFWKLEAPFAMPSLIWNTMMSVSGGWFFVVASEVISVVGRDNDQYLPGVGSYIALAIEQANVAAMVYAGLTLLIIILIYDQLIFRPIVAWAEKFKVEQSEAQEVAQSWMLRLWQRSGFAGNLNAIGAAAQRVLPTLPVREDPGPRVEMSAEPRPIDRIIDRIWYALVIAVTLWAVWFLATYMFGPGLGFGDGQVLAANPNVNRGLDPEIARQFAAFGVTANPDQTVWLSDVCAATAGGTQVSASLAGLLRDERVGAPEDLAAACAIPMAPAGKVAWPEALECLWLGLLTTMRVVLWISVATLVWTPIGVWIGLRPRVAQFVQPLAQFAAAFPANLLFPIAVVLIATYALPQNLFQAPLMILGAQWYILFNVIAGTVAIPNDLKEAARVLDLRGWAWWRKLIIPAIFPAFVTGGITASGGSWNASIVSEVVSWGGTTLTLSGLGAYIAHWSTGEFNPHVGLGMLVMGLLVLAFNRLFWRRLYALAETRFRLD; this is encoded by the coding sequence ATGCGCGCGACCTTTCCCGATGCCGGCGTGCTGCGCCCGCGCTTCAAACTCACGCCCTGGGACCTTGTCGTCGTCCCGCTGGTGATTGTGGTCATTCTACTGCTCACGATCGCCTTTCGCGGCGCGGCGCAACCGTTCGACGCCGCCTCGCCCGATCTCACTGTCAGCCTGGACCCGCGCAACCTGCCCTACTATGGGCTTCGGACAGTGTTCCGCATGTTCCTCGCGGTGCTGCTGAGCCTGCTCTTCACGTTCACCGTGGCGACCCTGGCCGCCAAATCGCGGCGCGCCGAGATGGTCATCATCCCGGCCCTGGATTTCCTCCAGTCATTGCCGATCCTGGGCTTTTTGACCGTGACCACGGCCATCTTCCTGGGCGTGTTCCGCGGCAGCCTGATGGGGCTTGAAGCGGCCAGTATCTTCGCGATCTTCACCTCGCAGGTCTGGAACATGGCCTTTAGCTTCTACCACTCGTTGATCACCACGCCCAGGGAGTTGCAAGAGGCCGCCGCCGTGCTGCGCCTCTCGCCCTGGAAGAAGTTCTGGAAACTTGAGGCGCCCTTCGCGATGCCGAGCCTGATCTGGAACACGATGATGTCGGTGTCGGGCGGATGGTTCTTCGTGGTCGCCTCCGAGGTTATCTCGGTGGTCGGGCGCGACAATGACCAGTATCTGCCGGGGGTTGGCTCATATATCGCCCTGGCCATCGAACAGGCTAATGTGGCCGCGATGGTCTACGCCGGTCTGACATTGCTGATCATCATCCTGATCTATGACCAGTTGATCTTCCGTCCGATCGTCGCCTGGGCCGAAAAGTTCAAAGTTGAGCAGTCCGAGGCGCAGGAAGTGGCGCAGTCGTGGATGCTGCGCCTGTGGCAACGCTCGGGGTTCGCCGGCAACCTGAACGCCATCGGCGCCGCCGCGCAACGCGTCCTTCCGACCCTCCCGGTCAGAGAAGATCCTGGCCCGCGGGTGGAGATGAGCGCGGAGCCGCGACCGATTGATCGCATTATTGACCGGATCTGGTACGCGCTGGTCATCGCCGTGACGCTATGGGCGGTCTGGTTTCTGGCGACCTACATGTTTGGGCCAGGGTTGGGCTTCGGCGACGGCCAGGTGCTGGCGGCGAACCCGAATGTGAACCGCGGTCTCGACCCGGAGATTGCGCGCCAGTTTGCCGCCTTCGGGGTAACGGCCAACCCCGATCAGACAGTCTGGCTGTCGGATGTCTGCGCGGCGACGGCCGGCGGAACACAGGTAAGCGCGAGCCTGGCGGGGCTGTTGCGCGACGAGCGCGTCGGCGCGCCGGAGGATCTGGCCGCGGCCTGCGCGATACCTATGGCGCCGGCGGGCAAGGTTGCCTGGCCGGAGGCGCTGGAGTGCCTCTGGCTCGGGTTGCTCACCACGATGCGCGTGGTGCTCTGGATCAGCGTCGCCACCCTGGTGTGGACGCCGATCGGCGTCTGGATCGGCTTGCGTCCGCGGGTCGCCCAGTTCGTGCAGCCGCTGGCGCAGTTCGCGGCGGCGTTCCCGGCCAACCTGCTCTTTCCCATCGCGGTGGTGCTTATCGCCACCTATGCGTTGCCGCAGAACCTGTTCCAGGCTCCGCTGATGATCCTGGGGGCCCAGTGGTACATCCTATTCAATGTGATCGCCGGCACGGTCGCCATCCCCAACGATCTGAAAGAGGCCGCCCGAGTCCTGGATTTACGGGGGTGGGCCTGGTGGCGCAAACTGATCATTCCGGCGATCTTTCCGGCCTTTGTGACCGGCGGGATCACGGCGTCGGGAGGCTCGTGGAACGCCTCGATCGTCTCCGAGGTCGTATCGTGGGGCGGCACGACCCTTACCCTGAGCGGTCTGGGGGCCTACATCGCCCACTGGAGCACCGGCGAGTTCAACCCGCATGTCGGGCTGGGCATGCTGGTGATGGGTCTGCTCGTGTTGGCATTCAACCGTTTGTTCTGGCGACGGCTCTACGCCCTGGCTGAGACGCGCTTCCGCCTGGATTAG